Sequence from the Streptosporangiales bacterium genome:
GCTGAAGCGCCGATGCCTCTACCACTGGATCACCTACCCGCCGCCCGACCGCGTCGCGGCGATCCTGCGCCGCCGCGTGCCGGGTGCGACCTCGCCGCTCGTCGAGCAGGTCGCGGACACGGTCGCGGCGTTCCGCGATCTCGACCTCACCAAGCCGCCGGGCGTCGCGGAGGCGATCAGCTGGGCGCATGCCCTGCAGGTGCTCGGCGTCAGCCGGCTCGACACGGGCGTCGCGCGGCGGACGATGGCCGCGGTGCTCAAGTACCCGGAGGACGAGGAGGTCGTCAGGCGCGCCGGCCTGGACGGCCTGCTCCGGGTGACATGACGGCGGCGCCCGACAGCCACACCGCGCCCGGTGACCTCGCCACCGTGGCGTCGCGGTTCGGCTCCGTGCTGCACGCCGCCGGCCTCCCCGTCGGGCCCGACCGCGTCGAGCGGTTCGTCCGCGCGGTCGGCGTGGCACGCCCGGCGACGACCGCGTCGCTGCGCCGCTGCGCGCTGGCCACCCTCGTCTCCGGGCCCGAGCAGGTCGACGCGTTCGACCGGGTCTTCGCCGCGGTCTTCGGCCACGCGTTCGACGACGTCGCCGACCGCGGCGACCCGAACGCTCCCCCGGTACCAGGGGCCGACCTGCGTCGGTTGCCGTCGCCAGGGTCCGCGGGTGGTGGGCCGCCCGACGCCGACGACGACCGGCGGGCACCCGGCGCGGAGGAGGGCCGCGCCACGTTCCGCGCGCTCGCCAGCGGGCTCGAGCGGCTCGGGTCGCGTGACTTCGGCGAGCTCTCCGGCGACGAGCTGCGGCTGCTCGCCGACGTCATGCGGGCGCTGCGCCTCGCGACACCCCCTCGGCGGTCGCGCCGCACCAGGCCGAACAGGCACGGCAGGCACGTCGACCTGCGTGCCACGCTGCGCCGGGCCAGGCGCACCGGTGGCGACCCCGTCCGGGTCGCCCGGCTGTCCCGCCGGAACCGGCCGCGGCGGCTCGTGGTCCTCTGCGACATCTCCGGTTCGATGGAGCCGTACGCACGGGCGATGCTCCAGCTGCTGTACTGCGCCGCCGGCGGTCGCCGGGCGGAGGTCTTCACCTTCGCGACCCGGTTGACGCGGCTGACGCCGCTGCTCCGGCGGACGCGGCCCGACCAGGCGCTCGAACGAGCGGGTCGGGCCGCGCCCGACTGGTCCGGTGGCACCCGCATCGGCGAGGCGCTCGCCGCGTTCAACGAGCGGTACGGGCGCCGCGGCATGGCACGCGGCGCGGTCGTGCTCGTCATCTCCGACGGCTGGGACACCGGCGACCCCGCGGTCGTCGGCAGGGAGATGGCGAGGCTGCGCCGGGTGGCGTACCGGATCGTGTGGGCCAACCCCCGCACCCAGAGCGCCACGTACCGCCCGCTCGTCGGCGGCATGGCCGCGGCCTGGCCGTACTGCGACGCGGTGGTCAGCGCGCACAGCCTTGACGCTCTCCACGACCTCGTCGACGCCCTCGGTCGCCCCAGGTCGTCCGCGTACTCCAGCAGAGAGGAACGGTGACATGCAGCTGGTCAACGAGTTCGTCGTGCCACGTCCCGTCGACGAGGCATGGGCGGTGCTGACCGACGTCGAGCGGATCGCGCCGTGCATGCCGGGCGCCCAGCTCACCGAGGTCGAGGGGGACGTCTACCGGGGGACCGTCAGGGTGAAGGTCGGTCCCGTGGTGGCGAGGTTCTCCGGTCAGGCGGAGTTCCGCGAGCGCGACGACGACGAGCACCGTGCGGTGCTC
This genomic interval carries:
- a CDS encoding VWA domain-containing protein — encoded protein: MTAAPDSHTAPGDLATVASRFGSVLHAAGLPVGPDRVERFVRAVGVARPATTASLRRCALATLVSGPEQVDAFDRVFAAVFGHAFDDVADRGDPNAPPVPGADLRRLPSPGSAGGGPPDADDDRRAPGAEEGRATFRALASGLERLGSRDFGELSGDELRLLADVMRALRLATPPRRSRRTRPNRHGRHVDLRATLRRARRTGGDPVRVARLSRRNRPRRLVVLCDISGSMEPYARAMLQLLYCAAGGRRAEVFTFATRLTRLTPLLRRTRPDQALERAGRAAPDWSGGTRIGEALAAFNERYGRRGMARGAVVLVISDGWDTGDPAVVGREMARLRRVAYRIVWANPRTQSATYRPLVGGMAAAWPYCDAVVSAHSLDALHDLVDALGRPRSSAYSSREER